A section of the Ornithinimicrobium sufpigmenti genome encodes:
- a CDS encoding ABC transporter substrate-binding protein, whose product MKIRRATMAVVTAGALVLTGCTSDAEPADDTAGNQPAGSGDSDGGASASEAPADPSGDDSAATPETTGKADLGEVVTVDDVVSFSAGSEQYNAYNGNMAGTNSTYNAVVNNQLFGGFWHWGTDGTVYPNEWFGSYEVVSEEPLTIEYTISDEAVWSDGVPVTANDYLLEWATTNPEKLGGAEALGFDPVSDSFGRYVPEGPEAEVDGKTFSVVYPEPYPDWELVVSTALPSHVVAEQSGLEPAELAQAILDGDGETVAGVADFWNTGWVFENYELPDAALVPSSGPYTLDGASWISGQSLTLVPNDSFYGPAPATHDLSFVFAAPETHVQALANGDINVIEPQATVDTIAQLEGLPDVAMQTGDSLTWEHLDYNFQEGSVFADDAGGLAAREAFALCVPRQQIVETLIQPINPDAQVMNLREVFPFQPHYDEVLSAAYDGRYDQVDIEGAKSKLAEAELDAPVDIRIGYSAPNQRRTEQVAAIKASCDEAGFNVIDAGDARFFETGGPLEAGDWEVALFAWAGSGQVASGQAIYSTGGGQNMGGYSNEIVDEAWNTLATSADPEVHREQVEIIERELWDTLYGLPIFAHPDVTGYDSTLQNVRTTAVQTGVSWNAEQWVRAQ is encoded by the coding sequence ATGAAGATCAGACGCGCCACGATGGCCGTGGTTACCGCTGGAGCCCTCGTCCTCACCGGCTGCACGTCGGACGCTGAGCCCGCGGACGACACCGCAGGGAACCAGCCGGCCGGCAGCGGCGACAGCGACGGCGGAGCAAGCGCCTCCGAAGCCCCGGCGGATCCCAGTGGCGACGACAGTGCCGCGACGCCGGAGACCACCGGCAAGGCCGACCTCGGCGAGGTGGTCACCGTCGACGACGTCGTCTCCTTCTCGGCGGGCTCGGAGCAGTACAACGCCTACAACGGCAACATGGCCGGCACCAACTCCACCTACAACGCCGTGGTCAACAACCAGCTCTTCGGTGGCTTCTGGCACTGGGGGACCGACGGGACGGTCTACCCCAACGAGTGGTTCGGCAGCTACGAGGTCGTGTCCGAGGAACCCCTGACGATCGAGTACACCATCTCCGACGAGGCTGTCTGGTCCGACGGGGTCCCGGTCACGGCCAACGACTACCTCTTGGAGTGGGCGACGACCAACCCCGAGAAGCTGGGCGGGGCGGAGGCGCTCGGCTTCGACCCGGTGTCCGACAGCTTCGGACGCTATGTGCCGGAAGGGCCGGAGGCAGAGGTCGACGGCAAGACCTTCTCGGTCGTCTACCCGGAGCCCTACCCGGACTGGGAGCTGGTCGTCTCCACGGCGCTGCCCTCGCACGTCGTCGCGGAGCAGTCGGGTCTGGAGCCGGCGGAGCTGGCTCAGGCCATCCTCGACGGCGACGGGGAGACCGTCGCCGGGGTGGCCGACTTCTGGAACACCGGCTGGGTGTTCGAGAACTACGAGCTCCCCGACGCGGCGCTCGTCCCCTCCAGCGGTCCCTACACCTTGGACGGAGCGAGCTGGATCTCCGGCCAGTCCCTGACCCTGGTGCCGAACGACTCCTTCTACGGTCCTGCGCCTGCGACCCACGACCTGTCCTTCGTGTTCGCTGCGCCCGAGACCCACGTCCAGGCGCTGGCCAACGGGGACATCAACGTCATCGAGCCGCAGGCCACGGTGGACACCATCGCCCAGCTCGAGGGTCTGCCCGACGTCGCCATGCAGACCGGCGACTCGCTGACCTGGGAGCACCTGGACTACAACTTCCAGGAGGGCAGCGTCTTCGCCGACGACGCCGGTGGTCTCGCCGCGCGGGAAGCTTTCGCGCTCTGCGTGCCGCGGCAGCAGATCGTCGAGACACTGATCCAGCCCATCAACCCGGACGCTCAGGTGATGAACCTGCGCGAGGTCTTCCCCTTCCAGCCGCACTACGACGAGGTGCTCTCCGCCGCCTACGACGGACGATACGACCAGGTCGACATCGAGGGCGCGAAGAGCAAGCTGGCCGAGGCGGAACTGGACGCACCGGTCGACATCCGGATCGGCTACTCCGCCCCCAACCAGCGTCGTACCGAGCAGGTGGCCGCGATCAAGGCCTCCTGTGACGAGGCCGGGTTCAACGTGATCGACGCCGGGGATGCCCGTTTCTTCGAGACCGGTGGCCCCCTGGAGGCCGGCGACTGGGAGGTCGCGCTCTTCGCCTGGGCGGGTTCCGGACAGGTCGCCTCCGGCCAGGCCATCTACTCCACCGGCGGTGGTCAGAACATGGGCGGCTACTCCAACGAGATCGTCGACGAGGCGTGGAACACGCTGGCCACCTCGGCGGACCCGGAGGTGCACCGCGAGCAGGTCGAGATCATCGAACGCGAGCTCTGGGACACCCTCTACGGTCTGCCCATCTTCGCCCACCCGGATGTGACCGGCTACGACAGCACCCTGCAGAACGTGCGCACCACCGCCGTCCAGACCGGGGTGTCGTGGAACGCCGAGCAGTGGGTCCGCGCTCAGTGA
- a CDS encoding DUF885 domain-containing protein, translating to MTATPHAIPNLGRPGRVADSYVHGLALLDPGAAQVTGRESVRPWAALGPRAVADRAALTASTLAEVDRPSEEPTTRAGAVLRLALSERLRSDLALHDSGFTPGLVAPLASPAHAVMMGLESAPSEQRVEGLTRVPVALRDYAEQLEETAARGYVVPARQSRTLAAQVRRWADPEGDDRLGALLSDAGSGPDRPEAATALADARAACRALATWLEEVHAPRGATADAVGRDLYGITSRAFLGTSVDLDETYAYGWDRLRELTAQAQTLAAELGADSLDEAAAQLDADPTGRVAVGPDLVDWVETRMTQAATRLQGSVFDIPAGSRCGAVLAAPGSGSIYYSPPDPAGTRPGRVVWSTPTGAMDVPVWREVSTVHHEGLPGHHLQHVVTMSTESLHPWQRYLCHVHGYAEGWAHYTEGRAADWGLIQHPGEQLGVVLAQRWRAARIVIDMGLHLGYPIPSGNDFTQATRWTREVGVEVLMQAAGCDAETARFEVVRYLGWPGQALAFSMGARLWEQAREVAMRRGTLDERSFHRQALALGPMGMAPLQTTLEDLAHA from the coding sequence GTGACGGCCACGCCTCACGCCATCCCCAATCTGGGCCGGCCCGGACGGGTTGCAGACTCCTACGTGCACGGGCTGGCCCTGCTGGACCCGGGGGCTGCTCAGGTGACCGGACGCGAAAGCGTCCGGCCCTGGGCGGCCCTCGGGCCGCGGGCCGTGGCGGACCGTGCCGCACTGACCGCAAGCACCCTCGCTGAGGTCGACAGGCCCTCCGAGGAGCCGACGACTCGGGCCGGCGCGGTCCTGCGGCTCGCGCTGAGCGAGCGCCTGCGCAGTGATCTCGCCCTGCACGACAGCGGCTTCACGCCTGGGTTGGTCGCGCCGCTGGCGTCCCCGGCGCACGCGGTGATGATGGGCCTGGAGTCCGCACCGTCGGAGCAGCGCGTCGAGGGCCTGACGCGGGTCCCGGTAGCCCTCCGGGACTACGCGGAGCAGCTGGAGGAGACGGCGGCCCGGGGGTATGTCGTGCCTGCCCGCCAGTCCCGTACGCTCGCCGCCCAGGTCCGGCGGTGGGCCGACCCCGAGGGCGACGACCGCCTCGGGGCACTGTTGAGCGATGCGGGGAGCGGCCCCGACCGGCCGGAGGCCGCCACGGCCCTGGCCGACGCGCGCGCGGCCTGTCGCGCGCTGGCGACCTGGCTGGAGGAGGTCCACGCACCCCGTGGGGCCACGGCCGACGCCGTGGGTCGGGACCTCTACGGGATCACCTCCCGCGCCTTCCTCGGCACGAGCGTCGACCTGGACGAGACCTACGCCTACGGCTGGGACCGGCTGCGAGAGCTCACCGCGCAGGCGCAGACCCTGGCTGCCGAGCTGGGCGCGGACAGCCTCGACGAGGCCGCTGCCCAGCTCGACGCCGACCCCACGGGCCGGGTAGCGGTGGGCCCTGACCTCGTGGACTGGGTCGAGACGCGGATGACCCAGGCAGCGACCCGGCTCCAGGGCAGCGTCTTCGACATCCCGGCCGGTTCACGCTGTGGCGCGGTGCTCGCTGCCCCCGGATCGGGCTCGATCTACTACTCCCCACCGGACCCGGCCGGGACCCGTCCCGGACGTGTGGTCTGGTCTACACCGACCGGCGCCATGGACGTGCCGGTCTGGCGCGAGGTCAGCACCGTCCACCACGAGGGGCTGCCGGGCCACCATCTGCAGCACGTGGTGACGATGAGCACCGAGTCGCTGCATCCGTGGCAGCGCTACCTGTGCCATGTGCACGGGTATGCGGAGGGCTGGGCGCACTACACGGAGGGCCGGGCCGCCGACTGGGGCCTGATCCAGCACCCTGGCGAGCAGCTGGGCGTCGTCCTGGCCCAGCGCTGGCGGGCCGCCCGCATCGTGATCGACATGGGCCTGCATCTGGGTTACCCGATCCCGAGCGGCAATGACTTCACGCAGGCCACCCGGTGGACCCGTGAGGTGGGCGTCGAGGTGCTGATGCAGGCCGCCGGCTGCGATGCGGAGACCGCCCGTTTCGAGGTGGTCCGCTACCTGGGCTGGCCCGGGCAGGCCCTGGCCTTCTCGATGGGCGCACGCCTGTGGGAGCAGGCCCGCGAGGTCGCGATGCGGCGCGGCACCCTCGACGAGCGCTCCTTCCACAGGCAGGCGCTGGCGCTGGGCCCGATGGGTATGGCGCCCCTGCAGACGACCCTGGAGGACCTGGCCCATGCATGA
- a CDS encoding DUF885 domain-containing protein, whose translation MHELAAALVAADPVTAREVGALDPATGAPWLSLPTTDPAHHAEMERLLTTWRAPVSAAVGSRAWLEEHCIQAEVAVRLHEVRVARPWARAPYWYAEALGGALTAVDPDRLGQPEYAQAYLTLLEEAVTFLAAGQEALVAAEVPRRWAAMAVPAVQGLTALVEQDLGLLSASLPEHLVPDVDRRRQQLAAEIARFAERCRDLAESGEGQWAIGEENFDGLLRDYHRLGLTADEVWEYGWRCVDDAEERLVTLAGELDPARTWTEQIDELKDERTPAAEFVTSYRRETVETERITREHDLLTIPPDQDCVVAPLPEFRRAGLPLGEMRTVPPYAEQLTSFFLITEADAQASPERLRGHERDNCPTFIRSIVGHETYPGHHIQSVHHVLGTAEDSFRRFFRTPLFVEGWGLYVEDILEETVFGASAQALFAGRNRLWRSLRLVIDTGLHTGRLTHAEAVTLLMERTGMDRHMAQGEVDRYTRHDNPTYPSTYVLGRDELHRLRARLEDRFPSLGRFHDAVLAHGSPPVTLLEPVLLNEHRASSSKEHP comes from the coding sequence ATGCATGAGCTCGCTGCCGCCCTGGTGGCGGCCGACCCCGTCACCGCACGCGAGGTGGGCGCTCTCGACCCCGCCACAGGTGCGCCCTGGCTCTCGCTGCCCACGACGGACCCGGCGCACCACGCCGAGATGGAGCGGCTCCTCACGACCTGGCGAGCACCGGTCTCGGCAGCCGTCGGGAGCCGTGCGTGGCTGGAGGAGCACTGCATCCAGGCCGAGGTTGCGGTCCGCCTGCACGAGGTGCGGGTGGCGCGGCCCTGGGCACGCGCGCCCTACTGGTATGCGGAGGCCCTCGGCGGTGCGCTCACCGCCGTGGACCCCGACCGCCTGGGCCAACCGGAGTACGCGCAGGCATACCTGACCCTCCTCGAGGAGGCCGTCACCTTCCTCGCCGCCGGCCAGGAAGCTCTCGTGGCCGCAGAGGTCCCCCGTCGCTGGGCGGCGATGGCGGTGCCTGCCGTCCAGGGTCTGACCGCCCTGGTCGAGCAGGATCTCGGCCTGCTGTCTGCGTCGCTCCCGGAGCATCTGGTCCCCGACGTCGACCGACGGCGGCAGCAGCTGGCGGCAGAGATCGCGCGTTTCGCCGAACGGTGCCGTGACCTGGCGGAGTCCGGGGAGGGACAGTGGGCCATCGGCGAGGAGAACTTCGACGGGCTGCTCCGCGACTACCACCGCCTGGGTCTGACCGCGGACGAGGTCTGGGAGTACGGCTGGCGCTGCGTCGATGACGCGGAGGAGCGGTTGGTCACCCTGGCCGGCGAGCTCGACCCGGCCCGCACCTGGACCGAGCAGATCGATGAGCTCAAGGACGAACGGACGCCAGCCGCGGAGTTCGTCACGTCGTACCGGCGGGAGACCGTAGAGACCGAGCGGATCACCCGGGAGCACGACCTGCTGACCATCCCGCCCGATCAGGACTGCGTCGTCGCGCCGTTGCCGGAGTTCCGCCGGGCCGGCCTGCCGCTGGGTGAGATGCGGACGGTCCCGCCGTATGCGGAGCAGCTCACCAGTTTCTTCCTCATCACGGAGGCCGACGCACAGGCGTCGCCGGAGCGGCTCCGCGGGCACGAGCGCGACAACTGCCCGACCTTCATCCGTTCGATCGTGGGGCACGAGACCTACCCCGGCCACCACATCCAGTCGGTGCACCACGTACTGGGCACCGCCGAGGACTCCTTCCGGCGGTTCTTCCGCACCCCGCTCTTCGTCGAGGGGTGGGGGTTGTACGTCGAGGACATCCTGGAGGAGACCGTCTTCGGCGCGAGCGCCCAGGCCCTCTTCGCGGGGCGCAACCGGCTCTGGCGCTCGCTGCGGCTCGTCATCGACACGGGCCTGCACACCGGCCGTCTCACGCACGCCGAGGCCGTCACGCTGCTGATGGAGCGCACCGGCATGGACCGGCACATGGCCCAGGGCGAGGTCGACCGCTACACCCGCCATGACAACCCCACCTACCCCTCGACCTACGTCCTGGGGCGTGATGAGCTGCACCGCCTGCGCGCACGACTGGAGGACCGGTTCCCCAGTCTGGGCCGGTTCCACGACGCCGTCCTGGCGCACGGGTCACCACCGGTGACCCTGCTGGAGCCGGTCCTGCTCAACGAACACCGCGCATCGTCGTCCAAGGAGCACCCGTGA
- a CDS encoding metal-dependent hydrolase family protein, with protein MNSPPDPLLLSGVTVVDPVAGDREDASILIGTDGRVAAVGDRDEVLARTGATGFREARTTGYVVPGLVNMHVHLGLALPGPMSEAVDAARDAQVVLLMADAAARTLQCGVTTVRLVGERNYLDMDLRAAIQRGTVPGPRIFTAGHALCCTGGHGWDADGLEADGPDGFVRATRLQIRAGADVIKVCVSGGIAGEHEAIDTPQLTAAELRAVIETAHAWGKQVTAHASSSATVRQAVELGLDGVEHGYHLDEETVALMAEHGTWYVPTITVSRCKEFFEASQVPDWMMQRALAAGPDHWATLQRAIRAGVRIVMGSDMPPYAPFDGTSATVREMEFMQEAGMSAGEVLAAATSRAAQWLGAGDLGTLGAGAQADLLLLRDDPRRDISALRSLRAVVQGGLVVRDDHHDLAPWARAIA; from the coding sequence GTGAACAGCCCGCCTGATCCCCTCCTCCTCAGCGGTGTCACCGTGGTGGACCCGGTCGCTGGGGACCGCGAGGACGCCTCGATCCTCATCGGGACCGATGGTCGGGTCGCTGCTGTCGGCGACCGCGACGAGGTGCTGGCCCGGACGGGAGCCACCGGGTTCCGGGAGGCGCGGACCACGGGGTATGTCGTCCCTGGTCTGGTCAACATGCACGTCCACCTGGGTCTTGCCCTGCCGGGCCCGATGTCCGAAGCGGTCGACGCGGCACGTGATGCGCAGGTCGTGCTGTTGATGGCTGACGCGGCAGCGCGCACCCTGCAGTGCGGGGTGACCACGGTGCGCCTGGTCGGGGAGCGCAACTACCTCGACATGGACCTGCGCGCAGCCATCCAACGCGGCACCGTTCCCGGGCCGCGGATCTTCACGGCCGGCCATGCCCTCTGCTGCACCGGAGGTCACGGCTGGGACGCCGACGGGTTGGAGGCCGACGGTCCCGACGGCTTCGTGCGGGCCACCCGCCTGCAGATCCGGGCAGGGGCGGATGTGATCAAGGTCTGCGTCTCCGGCGGCATCGCCGGGGAGCACGAGGCGATCGACACACCGCAGCTCACCGCGGCTGAGCTGCGGGCCGTGATCGAGACCGCGCACGCCTGGGGCAAGCAGGTGACGGCGCACGCCTCGTCCTCGGCCACGGTGCGGCAGGCGGTGGAGCTGGGCCTGGACGGGGTGGAGCACGGTTACCACCTCGACGAGGAGACGGTTGCGCTGATGGCCGAGCACGGCACCTGGTACGTACCGACCATCACGGTGAGCCGGTGCAAGGAGTTCTTCGAGGCCAGCCAGGTGCCCGACTGGATGATGCAGCGCGCGCTCGCGGCGGGCCCGGACCACTGGGCCACCCTGCAGCGCGCCATCCGGGCCGGTGTGCGCATCGTGATGGGGTCGGACATGCCGCCCTACGCCCCCTTCGACGGGACCAGCGCCACCGTCCGGGAGATGGAGTTCATGCAGGAGGCCGGCATGAGTGCCGGCGAGGTGCTGGCTGCCGCGACGAGCCGGGCGGCGCAGTGGCTGGGGGCCGGGGACCTCGGCACCCTGGGCGCCGGTGCACAGGCGGACCTGCTCCTCCTGCGCGATGACCCCCGTAGGGACATCAGCGCCCTGCGGAGCCTGCGGGCGGTGGTCCAGGGCGGCCTCGTCGTGCGTGATGATCACCACGACCTGGCCCCGTGGGCGAGGGCCATCGCGTGA
- a CDS encoding pyridoxal phosphate-dependent aminotransferase: MSADQGRASGVGSAEAAAATSDDARDGLTAGRLLNDRFAPMQGGLFADVTKADVGDGVARLQDQGYRILSWADPWFPDPALAPGVRKVLQDSVDAPGTAHYTLPIGGLALREAVAQKCLRTNGLELDPRRHVLITPGSDSGLYFAMAAVLDAGDEVLVPDPSYPSNAVNCRLLGAVPVLVPMAASDGWQLDVEAMRAAITPRTRMVVLTHPNNPTGTVLRRDRLEALRDLIVEHDLVLVCDQAFEDFIYDDVEMVTPASLPGLWERTLTVFSLSKGHGLSGMRVGYVVGPDTMMDALYGSAVNVVGATNTIAQAAAVAALSDTADLDARWADFEARRHDVQRILGEVPGVRVERPESGFLSWIEVRDLGTGDEVAAHLLRDAQTSVNSGAPYGPSGEGHLRLVHGCYRDPAQMAQALEAVAASLTRLAAQKGVS, encoded by the coding sequence GTGAGCGCGGACCAGGGCCGCGCGTCCGGCGTCGGGAGTGCGGAAGCAGCGGCCGCCACCTCTGACGACGCCCGTGACGGCCTCACCGCCGGCCGCCTTCTGAACGACCGGTTCGCGCCCATGCAGGGAGGCCTGTTCGCCGACGTGACCAAGGCCGATGTCGGGGACGGTGTCGCCCGTCTGCAGGACCAGGGCTACCGGATCCTGTCGTGGGCCGACCCGTGGTTCCCGGACCCAGCACTCGCTCCGGGCGTGCGGAAGGTGCTCCAGGACTCCGTCGACGCCCCCGGCACGGCGCACTACACCCTGCCCATCGGCGGGCTCGCCCTGCGGGAGGCGGTCGCGCAGAAGTGTCTGCGGACCAACGGGCTCGAGCTGGACCCCCGCCGTCACGTCCTGATCACCCCCGGCTCCGACTCCGGCCTCTACTTCGCCATGGCTGCCGTGCTCGACGCCGGCGACGAGGTCCTGGTGCCGGACCCGTCCTATCCGTCGAACGCCGTCAACTGCCGCCTGCTCGGAGCGGTGCCGGTGCTGGTCCCCATGGCGGCCTCCGACGGCTGGCAGCTAGACGTGGAGGCGATGCGGGCGGCGATCACCCCCCGCACCCGCATGGTCGTGCTGACGCATCCGAACAACCCGACGGGGACAGTGCTGCGCCGGGACCGGTTGGAGGCCCTGCGCGACCTCATCGTCGAGCACGACCTCGTGCTCGTCTGTGACCAGGCCTTCGAGGACTTCATCTACGACGACGTGGAGATGGTCACCCCCGCGTCGCTGCCTGGCCTGTGGGAGCGCACGCTCACCGTCTTCTCCCTCTCCAAGGGCCATGGCCTCAGCGGCATGCGGGTCGGGTATGTCGTGGGACCGGACACCATGATGGATGCGCTCTACGGCTCTGCCGTCAACGTGGTCGGCGCGACGAACACGATCGCTCAGGCGGCGGCGGTGGCCGCCCTGTCAGACACTGCCGACCTGGACGCCCGCTGGGCCGATTTCGAGGCGCGTCGGCATGACGTGCAGCGGATCCTGGGGGAGGTCCCCGGCGTGCGGGTGGAGAGGCCGGAGAGCGGGTTCCTGTCCTGGATCGAGGTGCGCGACCTGGGCACGGGGGACGAGGTCGCCGCGCACCTGCTCCGCGATGCCCAGACGTCGGTGAACTCTGGGGCTCCCTATGGCCCGTCGGGGGAAGGGCATCTGCGTCTGGTGCACGGTTGCTACCGCGACCCGGCGCAGATGGCGCAGGCACTGGAGGCCGTTGCGGCCTCCTTGACCCGGTTGGCGGCGCAGAAGGGGGTCAGCTGA
- a CDS encoding helix-turn-helix domain-containing protein — translation MIGSRLKELRTSRGVSLRTLGSATGLSATLLSQIERGVTEPSLKSMRLLADYFGQSITTLFQDGPDVDAPHITRPGERMRLRSGHGQTHYERVTHGNGRLEVLHGTLLPGQSTSAKPRGHDAVECVYVLTGDVTAEVGEDRYVLTAGQAITINSLTPHRYLNVGPERTEFILSVTPPTP, via the coding sequence ATGATCGGGTCACGTCTGAAAGAGCTGCGCACCTCGCGCGGCGTGTCCTTGCGGACGCTCGGCTCGGCCACCGGCCTCTCGGCCACGCTCCTCAGCCAGATCGAGAGGGGGGTCACCGAGCCGAGCCTGAAGTCCATGAGGCTGCTGGCCGACTACTTCGGACAGTCGATCACCACGCTCTTCCAGGACGGCCCCGATGTCGATGCCCCCCACATCACCCGGCCGGGAGAGCGGATGCGGCTTCGATCCGGTCACGGCCAGACCCACTACGAGCGGGTCACCCACGGCAACGGTCGCCTCGAGGTGCTGCACGGGACTCTCCTGCCGGGTCAGTCCACCAGCGCGAAGCCGCGTGGACACGACGCGGTCGAGTGCGTCTACGTCCTCACCGGCGACGTGACGGCCGAGGTGGGCGAGGATCGCTACGTGCTGACCGCCGGGCAGGCGATCACGATCAACTCGCTCACCCCGCACCGCTACCTCAACGTTGGCCCGGAGCGGACCGAGTTCATCTTGTCGGTCACCCCTCCCACGCCCTGA
- a CDS encoding ribonuclease J, with amino-acid sequence MSHPELKAPPALPRNGLRVVALGGLGEVGRNMAVLEHRGKLLIIDCGVLFPEEHQPGVDVILPDFSFLRGRWQDVVGVVLTHGHEDHIGAVPYLLKERGDIPVIGSRLTLAFIEAKLKEHRIKPKTRQVKEGDRLPLGPFDCEFVAVNHSIPDGLAVFVRTAAGTVLHTGDFKMDQFPLDDRITDLRAFARLGEEGVDLFMTDSTNAEVPGFTIGEKDLAPAIDTVFRTAPGRIVVSSFASHVHRIQQVLDAAVAHKRKVAFVGRSMVRNMGIAQELGYLKVPKGLVVEARDLDRLAPHQVTLVCTGSQGEPMAALSRMANRDHQITIGEGDTVLLASSLIPGNENAVSRIINGLTRWGAKVVHQGNAKVHVSGHASAGELVYCYNIVQPRNVMPVHGEWRHLRANADLAIATGIDPERVVVVDDGVVVDLVDGKIKVTGKVRAGYVYVSAGTVGDVTEESLRDRVTLSQEGTVTVVALVDADTGKLTEQPDFLARGLGTAETLFDGAVPAIESALAEAAAQGVSDPQELEKRIGRAVTRWAGRKHRRNPLVVPVVIEA; translated from the coding sequence ATGAGTCATCCCGAGCTGAAGGCGCCGCCTGCGCTGCCCCGCAACGGTCTGAGGGTCGTCGCCCTCGGCGGCCTGGGGGAGGTCGGCCGCAACATGGCGGTGCTGGAGCACCGCGGCAAGCTGCTCATCATCGACTGCGGGGTGCTCTTCCCCGAGGAGCACCAGCCGGGCGTGGACGTCATCCTGCCCGACTTCTCCTTCCTGCGGGGGCGCTGGCAGGACGTGGTGGGGGTCGTGCTGACGCACGGGCACGAGGACCACATCGGCGCGGTGCCCTACCTGCTCAAGGAGCGCGGCGACATCCCCGTCATCGGCAGCCGGCTGACCCTGGCCTTCATCGAGGCCAAGCTCAAGGAGCACCGGATCAAGCCCAAGACGCGGCAGGTCAAGGAAGGGGACCGGTTGCCGCTGGGGCCGTTCGACTGCGAGTTCGTCGCGGTCAACCACTCGATCCCCGACGGGCTGGCCGTCTTCGTCCGCACCGCGGCCGGCACCGTGCTGCACACCGGCGACTTCAAGATGGACCAGTTCCCGCTGGACGACCGGATCACCGACCTGCGCGCCTTCGCCCGGCTGGGGGAGGAGGGGGTCGACCTGTTCATGACCGACTCCACCAACGCCGAGGTGCCCGGCTTCACGATCGGCGAGAAGGACCTGGCGCCCGCGATCGACACCGTCTTCCGGACGGCGCCGGGGCGCATCGTGGTCTCCAGCTTCGCCAGCCACGTACACCGCATCCAGCAGGTGCTGGACGCCGCCGTCGCGCACAAGCGCAAGGTCGCCTTCGTCGGCCGGTCGATGGTGCGCAACATGGGGATCGCGCAGGAGCTGGGCTACCTCAAGGTGCCCAAGGGCCTCGTCGTCGAGGCGCGCGACCTGGACAGGCTGGCCCCGCATCAGGTCACGCTGGTCTGCACGGGGTCGCAGGGAGAGCCGATGGCGGCCCTGTCCCGGATGGCCAACCGCGACCACCAGATCACCATCGGCGAGGGCGACACCGTCCTGCTGGCCAGCTCGCTGATCCCCGGCAACGAGAACGCCGTCTCCCGCATCATCAACGGCCTGACCAGGTGGGGCGCGAAGGTCGTGCACCAGGGCAACGCGAAGGTGCACGTCTCCGGGCACGCCAGCGCCGGTGAGCTGGTCTACTGCTACAACATCGTCCAGCCGCGCAACGTCATGCCGGTCCACGGGGAGTGGCGCCACCTGCGCGCCAACGCCGACCTGGCGATCGCCACCGGCATCGACCCCGAGCGGGTCGTGGTGGTCGACGACGGCGTGGTGGTCGACCTCGTCGACGGCAAGATCAAGGTCACGGGCAAGGTGCGGGCCGGCTACGTCTACGTCTCCGCCGGCACCGTCGGCGACGTCACCGAGGAGTCGCTGCGCGACCGGGTGACGCTCAGCCAGGAGGGCACGGTCACCGTGGTCGCCCTGGTCGACGCCGACACGGGCAAGCTCACCGAGCAGCCGGACTTCCTGGCCCGTGGGCTGGGCACCGCCGAGACGCTCTTCGACGGCGCCGTCCCGGCGATCGAGAGCGCCCTGGCCGAGGCCGCCGCCCAGGGGGTGAGCGATCCGCAGGAGCTGGAGAAGCGGATCGGGCGGGCGGTCACCCGCTGGGCCGGCCGCAAGCACCGCCGCAACCCGCTGGTCGTGCCGGTCGTGATCGAGGCCTGA
- a CDS encoding 2-polyprenylphenol hydroxylase, with translation MTPAPDARHSADLAGSADASGSTEQGGSVDPVDDERWLVVDGRRWRRQDPALPEDVARRLLSHLGRGRSGVRALRAAGEDAAPARRRVDLAKHGLGERGTPWWEQSPAERRARWADALQVLDGLDPPDDKPRD, from the coding sequence GTGACGCCGGCGCCCGACGCGAGGCACTCGGCCGACCTGGCTGGCTCGGCCGACGCGAGCGGCTCGACCGAGCAGGGGGGCTCGGTCGACCCGGTCGACGACGAACGGTGGCTGGTCGTCGACGGGCGGCGCTGGCGTCGCCAGGACCCGGCCCTGCCGGAGGACGTCGCGCGGCGTCTGCTGTCCCACCTGGGACGCGGTCGCTCGGGCGTGCGTGCATTGCGCGCGGCCGGTGAGGACGCAGCACCGGCCCGCCGTCGCGTCGACCTGGCAAAGCACGGGCTCGGCGAGCGCGGGACGCCGTGGTGGGAGCAGTCGCCGGCGGAGCGGCGCGCTCGCTGGGCAGACGCACTGCAGGTGCTGGACGGACTCGACCCGCCGGACGACAAGCCGCGGGACTAG